In a genomic window of Quercus lobata isolate SW786 chromosome 4, ValleyOak3.0 Primary Assembly, whole genome shotgun sequence:
- the LOC115985824 gene encoding putative pentatricopeptide repeat-containing protein At1g12700, mitochondrial, protein MQAYGQPPNPQTFAVLLDGLCKNGQVVEAIKVFHDMKDKTLSNNIVIYSISIDSLCNVGNLTVVRELFYSLPVKGLQPNVRTYTITLKGLCKEGLIEEACVFEKMDGSSCSPNNHTYNTIIQGLVQHNETSKAMEYLEIMVDKGFSANVIVVSMLFDLLNIQEFPQKLV, encoded by the coding sequence ATGCAGGCTTATGGCCAACCTCCAAATCCCCAAACTTTTGCTGTCTTGTTGGATGGCCTGTGTAAGAATGGACAAGTTGTTGAGGCAATAAAAGTGTTTCATGACATGAAAGACAAAACGTTGAGCAACAATATTGTGATTTACAGCATTTCGATTGACAGTTTGTGTAATGTTGGGAATCTTACAGTTGTAAGAGAACTCTTTTATAGTCTACCTGTGAAAGGATTGCAACCCAATGTTCGAACTTACACCATAACGCTCAAAGGGCTTTGCAAAGAGGGACTGATAGAAGAAGCATGTGtatttgagaaaatggatgggAGCAGTTGCTCACCTAACAATCACACATATAACACAATAATCCAAGGGTTAGTGCAACATAATGAGACATCAAAGGCAatggaatatcttgaaataatgGTTGACAAGGGTTTTTCAGCAAATGTGATAGTTGTAAGCATGTTATTTGACTTACTGAACATTCAAGAATTTCCCCAAAAGCTTGTGTGA